In one window of Microbacterium dextranolyticum DNA:
- a CDS encoding fructose 1,6-bisphosphatase: MPPAPLTVRAAAVAATGVLVVTSFTGCSDIANAFNGLQQNAVSTPAPGPSASTAAMPFDSKFTYDGSVSLSSDVAEGLEVRLDVWAADPKRTLEWTPQNDKTFGFAVNVYDHRVDEKAVLTQKRRVYLSMVSITSQVSQSTIGAPQQPTMSPFQFSADPRTLVPTDTLRSDRGLLLNSYQGGLLVPQTTIHQLPGDTYGITLQFALQIWVEGTANTDSSFAQQTVYEVLPIAISDPTVSAR, from the coding sequence ATGCCCCCTGCTCCCCTCACCGTTCGTGCGGCCGCCGTCGCCGCCACCGGCGTGCTCGTCGTCACCTCGTTCACGGGCTGCTCCGACATCGCGAACGCGTTCAACGGTCTGCAGCAGAACGCGGTCTCGACGCCCGCGCCCGGTCCGTCGGCCTCGACCGCCGCCATGCCGTTCGACTCGAAGTTCACGTACGACGGATCGGTCTCGCTCTCCAGCGACGTCGCCGAGGGGCTCGAGGTGCGGCTGGACGTCTGGGCCGCCGACCCCAAGCGGACGCTCGAGTGGACCCCGCAGAACGACAAGACCTTCGGCTTCGCGGTCAACGTCTACGACCACCGCGTCGACGAGAAAGCCGTGCTCACTCAGAAGCGCCGCGTGTACCTGTCGATGGTCAGCATCACCTCGCAGGTCTCGCAGTCGACGATCGGCGCCCCGCAGCAGCCGACGATGTCGCCGTTCCAGTTCTCCGCCGACCCCCGCACGCTCGTGCCCACCGACACGCTGCGCTCCGACCGGGGACTCCTGCTCAACAGCTATCAGGGCGGGCTGCTCGTGCCGCAGACCACGATCCACCAGCTGCCGGGCGACACGTACGGCATCACGCTGCAGTTCGCGCTGCAGATCTGGGTCGAGGGCACGGCCAACACCGATTCGAGCTTCGCCCAGCAGACCGTCTACGAAGTACTTCCCATCGCGATCTCCGATCCGACGGTGTCGGCGCGCTGA
- a CDS encoding glycosyltransferase family 2 protein, producing the protein MTTPFDAGRPAADPPSPAVHAPGGPGMPHAPEGPLLPVAPGDGGGRRYSISAHEASLNPSELDFTDYDDFASVLENTTVHRSTIGCVVPAYNEEESIADVLRSLLGQSRVPDVIHVVVNNTSDATVKIASEFSGPHEITTELGEQFTEVFVHDIGKNPDKKVGALNYGYALVEGYDYLLGVDGDTIADRRAVEFLESEAVSDSRIGGISAIYSIDDKPITGAIAKFLIAGQRTQFAAFNLQNLLRGRNMAVLGGQFSVFSTTALREVMKANHQNSPWVKDSEVEDSLLSLQIKSAGYLTKISPFARADVGGMTTLKGYDAQQVKWTYGAIELMWPGQRGDTKGQPFHPNLRLRWFENFSMLTNLFVRVAFLTLLVASLSIGAFVFSAWWLIPPAVAMLLNLRVARAMEACDTRDILFAVLMLPAEVFMWIRISHFLRSWTRFLSRKKVDNWAMQAKAERGGGSIGHWVPFIMLAIVAIAVAVIWGILTPVTQSAILWIGWPIVGVVTVIQTVLMAFKLFQRHQGFKV; encoded by the coding sequence GTGACCACCCCCTTCGACGCCGGGCGGCCTGCGGCCGATCCCCCCTCCCCGGCGGTCCACGCGCCGGGCGGGCCCGGCATGCCGCACGCGCCGGAAGGACCGCTCCTGCCGGTCGCTCCGGGCGACGGGGGAGGGCGCCGGTACTCGATCAGCGCGCACGAGGCATCCCTGAACCCGTCCGAGCTCGACTTCACCGACTACGACGACTTCGCCTCGGTACTCGAGAACACGACCGTGCACCGGTCGACGATCGGCTGCGTCGTGCCTGCGTACAACGAGGAGGAGTCGATCGCCGACGTGCTGCGGTCGCTGCTCGGGCAGAGTCGGGTTCCGGATGTCATCCACGTCGTCGTGAACAACACGTCGGATGCCACGGTGAAGATCGCCTCGGAGTTCAGCGGACCCCACGAGATCACGACCGAGCTCGGTGAGCAGTTCACCGAGGTGTTCGTGCACGACATCGGCAAGAACCCCGACAAGAAGGTCGGTGCGCTCAACTACGGGTACGCCCTCGTCGAGGGGTACGACTACCTGCTGGGCGTCGACGGCGACACGATCGCCGATCGGCGGGCGGTGGAGTTCCTCGAGAGCGAGGCCGTGTCGGACTCGCGGATCGGCGGCATCTCGGCGATCTACTCGATCGACGACAAGCCGATCACGGGGGCGATCGCGAAGTTCCTCATCGCCGGCCAGCGCACGCAGTTCGCCGCCTTCAACCTGCAGAACCTGCTGCGCGGGCGCAACATGGCCGTGCTCGGCGGGCAGTTCTCGGTCTTCTCGACGACGGCGCTGCGCGAGGTCATGAAGGCCAACCACCAGAACTCGCCGTGGGTGAAAGACAGCGAGGTCGAGGACTCGCTGCTGTCGCTGCAGATCAAGAGCGCCGGCTACCTCACCAAGATCAGCCCGTTCGCGCGGGCGGACGTCGGTGGCATGACGACGCTCAAGGGCTACGACGCCCAGCAGGTGAAGTGGACGTACGGCGCGATCGAGCTCATGTGGCCCGGCCAGCGCGGCGACACGAAGGGCCAGCCGTTCCACCCGAACCTGCGCCTGCGGTGGTTCGAGAACTTCTCGATGCTCACGAACCTCTTCGTGCGCGTCGCGTTCCTGACCCTGCTCGTCGCCTCGCTGTCGATCGGCGCGTTCGTGTTCTCGGCGTGGTGGCTGATCCCGCCCGCGGTCGCGATGCTCCTGAATCTCCGCGTCGCGCGGGCGATGGAGGCCTGCGACACGCGCGACATCCTGTTCGCGGTGCTGATGCTGCCCGCCGAGGTCTTCATGTGGATCCGCATCAGCCACTTCCTGCGGTCGTGGACGAGGTTCCTCTCACGCAAGAAGGTCGACAACTGGGCGATGCAGGCCAAAGCCGAACGCGGCGGCGGCAGCATCGGGCACTGGGTGCCGTTCATCATGCTCGCGATCGTCGCGATCGCCGTCGCGGTGATCTGGGGCATCCTGACCCCGGTGACGCAGTCGGCGATCCTCTGGATCGGCTGGCCCATCGTCGGAGTGGTGACCGTCATCCAGACGGTGCTGATGGCCTTCAAGCTGTTCCAGCGGCACCAAGGGTTCAAGGTGTGA
- a CDS encoding response regulator transcription factor: MTDASLPLKTAVIIEDDPDIRHLIVEVLEAAGFSTVSVGNGIDGVRAVASYQPLVTTLDVNMPGIDGFEAARRIRAQSDTYIIMITGLEEEADVVVGLGAGADEYVVKPFRPRELRARIDSLLRRPRGGAPSVAASPSAPRQEIGGPSFPGARPGQPIAAGPGYPGYPGAYPAQPAYPPPGYPQPGYPQQAPGYGYPPAAAPWPMQPPAAVPPGTATDAPTEAPLGDPPYSFDDRRTPEPAPAAVPIVVPATAGPQVPGTDLATADAAAGPVLVSGPGWVAHRDLSVNAEQRTAVVGGQEVVLTRTEFDLLATLMESKRRVRSKADLTLVLRGESYVTSYFVGEADKRAIEAHMTNLRRKLGDNPNNPRYIETVRGVGYRLTSEHAA; this comes from the coding sequence ATGACAGATGCTTCCCTCCCCCTCAAGACCGCCGTCATCATCGAGGACGACCCCGACATCCGTCATCTGATCGTCGAGGTCCTCGAAGCGGCGGGCTTCTCGACCGTGTCGGTCGGCAACGGCATCGACGGCGTGCGCGCCGTCGCCTCGTACCAGCCGCTGGTCACGACCCTCGACGTCAACATGCCCGGCATCGACGGCTTCGAGGCGGCGCGACGCATCCGGGCGCAGAGCGACACCTATATCATCATGATCACGGGCCTCGAAGAAGAGGCCGACGTCGTCGTCGGCCTCGGCGCAGGCGCCGACGAGTACGTCGTCAAGCCCTTCCGCCCGCGCGAGCTGCGCGCGCGCATCGACTCGCTGCTGCGCCGCCCCCGCGGGGGCGCTCCGTCGGTAGCCGCGTCGCCGTCGGCACCTCGTCAAGAGATCGGCGGCCCCTCGTTCCCGGGCGCCCGTCCCGGGCAGCCGATCGCCGCCGGTCCGGGGTATCCCGGCTACCCGGGCGCGTACCCGGCCCAGCCTGCGTATCCGCCGCCCGGCTACCCGCAGCCCGGGTATCCGCAGCAGGCGCCGGGCTACGGATATCCGCCCGCCGCTGCACCGTGGCCGATGCAACCGCCGGCGGCGGTGCCGCCCGGCACCGCGACGGACGCCCCCACCGAGGCCCCCCTGGGCGACCCGCCGTACAGCTTCGACGATCGACGTACGCCCGAGCCCGCCCCTGCCGCCGTGCCGATCGTCGTGCCGGCCACCGCGGGTCCGCAGGTGCCGGGCACCGACCTCGCGACCGCGGATGCCGCGGCCGGGCCCGTGCTCGTCTCGGGGCCCGGCTGGGTCGCGCACCGCGATCTGTCCGTCAACGCCGAGCAGCGCACTGCCGTGGTCGGCGGGCAGGAGGTCGTGCTCACCCGCACCGAGTTCGACCTGCTCGCCACCCTGATGGAATCCAAGCGTCGCGTCCGAAGCAAGGCCGATCTGACGCTCGTGCTGCGCGGCGAGTCGTACGTCACGAGCTACTTCGTCGGCGAGGCCGACAAGCGGGCGATCGAGGCGCACATGACGAACCTGCGCCGCAAGCTCGGCGACAACCCCAACAACCCGCGCTACATCGAGACGGTCCGCGGCGTCGGCTACCGCCTCACCTCCGAGCACGCCGCCTGA
- a CDS encoding glycoside hydrolase family 6 protein: MASPLASRRRRRLSTRTIIVLAVVAFVLVVAIIAVIGITVTRGLYSLTAQAPEVGTVMIAPTQSKARTALENVPMDAAGTAATQYLADQPTAYWLTPEHDPIGTAGTTVVSLVSQARDQKRAAAMVVYGLPDRDCGNHSAGGLSAIDYPVWIDEIAAALKTAPDVQKIVVLEPDSIALASECGDIPTRAGYLSRAVDALASTGTWIYIDGGHSAWHSPDDMAALIRQMGLIDRVRGVATNVSNYQSSHAEFAYAHALSDRLGGTHAIIDTSRNGSATAGSAWCNPPRQTVGAPGGTYGDDVVDTNLWIKPPGESDGTCNGGPAAGVWWPKAAEDLTRDVR; this comes from the coding sequence GTGGCATCCCCCCTCGCCTCTCGTCGGCGCCGCCGACTCTCGACGCGGACCATCATCGTCCTCGCCGTCGTCGCGTTCGTGCTCGTCGTGGCGATCATCGCCGTGATCGGCATCACCGTGACCCGCGGCCTGTACTCGCTCACCGCGCAGGCGCCCGAGGTCGGCACCGTCATGATCGCCCCGACCCAGTCCAAGGCCCGCACCGCGCTCGAGAACGTGCCCATGGATGCCGCGGGCACCGCCGCGACGCAGTACCTCGCCGACCAGCCGACCGCGTACTGGCTCACGCCCGAGCACGACCCGATCGGCACGGCCGGCACGACCGTCGTGAGCCTCGTGTCGCAGGCGCGCGACCAGAAGCGCGCCGCCGCGATGGTCGTCTACGGGCTGCCCGACCGCGACTGCGGCAACCACTCGGCCGGCGGCCTGTCGGCCATCGACTACCCGGTGTGGATCGACGAGATCGCCGCCGCGCTGAAGACGGCCCCCGATGTGCAGAAGATCGTCGTGCTCGAACCCGACAGCATCGCCCTGGCATCCGAGTGCGGCGACATCCCGACGCGCGCGGGCTACCTCTCCCGCGCGGTCGACGCGCTCGCCTCGACCGGCACCTGGATCTACATCGACGGCGGCCACAGCGCCTGGCACAGCCCCGACGACATGGCGGCGCTCATCCGCCAGATGGGTCTCATCGACCGTGTGCGCGGTGTCGCGACGAACGTCTCGAACTACCAGTCCAGCCACGCCGAGTTCGCGTACGCGCACGCCCTCTCCGACCGTCTCGGGGGAACGCACGCGATCATCGACACCTCGCGCAACGGCTCCGCCACCGCCGGATCGGCGTGGTGCAACCCGCCCCGCCAGACGGTCGGGGCGCCGGGCGGTACCTACGGCGACGACGTCGTCGACACCAACCTGTGGATCAAACCCCCCGGCGAGAGCGACGGCACCTGCAACGGCGGACCCGCTGCCGGGGTGTGGTGGCCGAAGGCCGCCGAAGACCTCACCCGGGATGTCCGCTGA
- a CDS encoding DUF4012 domain-containing protein, whose protein sequence is MSTLPPPARTAGRVLAWVVGALLLLALIAAVWIGVRGADAYGHLRNIEQTAGAGTAALTADPVSAAQTLRGLAADAADAHTLTSDPVWRAAEHLPWLGPQLGAFAAVAASGDQLLGGLAPLASAAEGLSLDAIRPVGGRIDPAVLAPLAGPAQTAAARADAASTGIRDIDRAPLVGEVARAVDAADTLFTRVATATDALARTTQLLPGMLGQNGPRTYLVLVQNNAEWRSLGGIAGAGVVLRADNGALSLVGTLSTRDFPGGFAEPVAPLGDEVTKIFDTKPARYIQNVTQVPDFAVGAPLAREMYARHSGVQVDGVIAVDPVVLSYLLQATGPVTLPTGDTLSSDDAVPMLLNQVYFRYANPADQDAFFAGASGAVFQALAAGHGSAEKLVSALTRAGIEHRLLVWSADPGEEAVLDTSVIAGALPVTDARTARFGVYLNDGTGSKMSYYTTPDVALRWGSCEPAGTLAARELTLDVTLTSTAPADAATALPAYITGDGWFGTAPGVTEVVSNVYLPEGFELVSAVNSAGREVASGTHEGRRVLTSAVNLAPGESAHLTVVVRATTRVAAAEAIVTPTAQAALSPTVEASCGIG, encoded by the coding sequence GTGAGCACCCTCCCCCCTCCGGCGCGCACGGCAGGCCGCGTGTTGGCCTGGGTCGTGGGCGCCCTGCTGCTGCTCGCCCTCATCGCCGCCGTCTGGATCGGCGTGCGCGGAGCGGACGCCTACGGTCACCTGCGCAACATCGAGCAGACCGCCGGCGCCGGAACCGCCGCCCTGACCGCCGACCCCGTCTCGGCTGCGCAAACCCTGCGAGGCCTCGCCGCGGATGCCGCCGATGCCCACACCCTCACCTCCGACCCCGTCTGGCGGGCCGCCGAGCACCTGCCCTGGCTCGGCCCGCAGCTGGGTGCCTTCGCCGCGGTCGCCGCGTCGGGCGATCAGCTGCTCGGGGGGCTGGCGCCGCTCGCGTCCGCCGCCGAGGGGCTCTCGCTCGATGCGATCCGACCGGTCGGCGGCCGGATCGACCCGGCCGTGCTCGCCCCACTCGCGGGACCCGCCCAGACCGCCGCGGCGCGCGCCGATGCCGCGTCGACCGGCATCCGTGACATCGACCGCGCCCCGCTCGTCGGCGAGGTCGCGCGGGCGGTGGATGCCGCCGACACGCTGTTCACCCGAGTCGCCACCGCCACCGACGCGCTCGCGCGCACGACGCAGCTGCTGCCGGGCATGCTCGGCCAGAACGGACCGCGCACCTATCTCGTGCTCGTGCAGAACAACGCCGAGTGGCGCTCGCTCGGCGGCATCGCCGGGGCGGGGGTCGTTCTGCGCGCCGACAACGGCGCGCTCTCCCTCGTCGGCACCCTCTCGACGCGGGACTTCCCGGGCGGGTTCGCCGAACCGGTCGCCCCGCTCGGCGACGAGGTCACGAAGATCTTCGACACGAAGCCGGCACGGTACATCCAGAACGTCACGCAGGTGCCCGACTTCGCCGTCGGCGCCCCGCTCGCCCGCGAGATGTACGCGCGCCACTCCGGTGTGCAGGTCGACGGGGTCATCGCCGTCGACCCCGTCGTGCTCTCGTACCTGCTGCAGGCGACCGGACCCGTCACGCTGCCCACCGGCGACACCCTGTCGTCCGACGACGCCGTGCCGATGCTGCTCAACCAGGTCTACTTCCGCTACGCGAACCCGGCCGATCAGGACGCGTTCTTCGCCGGCGCTTCGGGCGCCGTCTTCCAGGCGCTCGCGGCCGGCCACGGCTCGGCAGAGAAGCTCGTCTCGGCCCTCACCCGCGCCGGCATCGAGCACCGCCTGCTCGTCTGGAGCGCCGACCCCGGCGAAGAGGCCGTGCTCGACACCAGCGTCATCGCCGGCGCCCTGCCCGTCACCGACGCGCGCACGGCCCGATTCGGCGTCTACCTCAACGACGGCACCGGCTCGAAGATGAGCTACTACACGACCCCCGACGTCGCCCTGCGCTGGGGTTCCTGCGAGCCCGCCGGAACCCTCGCCGCACGCGAGCTGACCCTCGATGTCACTCTGACGAGCACCGCCCCGGCCGACGCCGCGACCGCGCTGCCGGCGTACATCACCGGCGACGGATGGTTCGGCACCGCCCCCGGGGTCACCGAGGTCGTGAGCAACGTCTACCTGCCCGAAGGCTTCGAACTCGTCTCGGCGGTCAACTCCGCCGGCCGCGAGGTCGCCTCGGGCACGCACGAGGGACGGCGCGTGCTGACCTCGGCCGTGAACCTCGCCCCCGGCGAGAGCGCGCACCTCACGGTCGTCGTCCGTGCGACGACCCGCGTGGCGGCGGCCGAGGCGATCGTCACCCCGACCGCGCAGGCCGCACTGTCGCCGACAGTCGAGGCCTCCTGCGGCATCGGCTGA
- a CDS encoding sensor histidine kinase yields the protein MMSHRWATADADWSRWDDSQLIGTIVRSVWQWQLVVAFSSVTVAVVIATLDPALFSDGWFLVGIMAVAALTVVTLVTPWARARPYALTLPIVDIFAIGCLANADHVLGYLWIVPIAWIATYYSSVAIVVALALIVGSQVTRWWLPGTDAAEPLEVIIVLLALGFLGVAMSQGTRRGRAYRRLIRRQSRQVDRAFARATVQERRAIALFDSIGTALAIVDGEGRLERTNAAYRSLYGLSEVDERHPGRAVEYAAYRGDVVPVDQTSLARAGRGERVRNEPLWLYDADGRWRALSLSIRGRTGAEPGTDGVSIIELDDVTVTEMGRRAQRAATSAVSHELRNPLTVIIGHADLLLDDDLTPAQREHAALIDGAAERMLVLIARLLDANRPVEVGDAFDLTTIATSAVEAFAPAAAAADVELTLDDDGRLQIVGDGFRMRQVVDNLMSNAIKYTPRGGAVHVTLRRDEGRAVLTVRDTGIGIAADDLENVFRPYFRARSATSVGISGTGLGMSIVRTIVEENHGTITLESSLGSGTTATVSLPLEGAAEGGAS from the coding sequence ATGATGTCCCACCGGTGGGCGACCGCCGATGCCGACTGGAGCAGATGGGATGACTCGCAGCTGATCGGCACCATCGTGCGCTCGGTATGGCAATGGCAGCTCGTCGTCGCCTTCAGCTCCGTGACGGTCGCGGTCGTCATCGCGACCCTCGACCCGGCACTGTTCTCGGACGGGTGGTTCCTCGTCGGCATCATGGCCGTCGCGGCCCTGACGGTCGTCACCCTGGTGACCCCGTGGGCACGGGCAAGACCGTATGCGCTGACGCTGCCGATCGTCGACATCTTCGCAATCGGATGCCTGGCCAACGCCGACCATGTGCTCGGCTACCTCTGGATCGTGCCGATCGCGTGGATCGCGACCTACTACTCCTCCGTGGCGATCGTGGTCGCCCTCGCGCTCATCGTCGGCTCGCAGGTGACCCGATGGTGGCTGCCCGGCACCGATGCGGCCGAGCCGCTCGAGGTCATCATCGTGCTGCTGGCGCTCGGCTTCCTCGGCGTGGCGATGAGTCAGGGCACCCGGCGCGGACGCGCGTATCGCAGGCTCATCCGCCGGCAGTCGCGGCAGGTCGATCGCGCCTTCGCTCGGGCGACGGTGCAGGAGCGCCGCGCCATCGCCCTGTTCGACTCGATCGGCACGGCGCTCGCGATCGTCGACGGCGAAGGCCGCCTCGAGCGCACGAACGCCGCCTACCGCTCGCTCTACGGTCTCAGCGAGGTCGATGAACGCCACCCCGGCCGCGCCGTCGAGTATGCGGCCTATCGCGGCGATGTCGTGCCCGTGGACCAGACCTCTCTGGCGAGAGCCGGCCGCGGCGAGCGCGTGCGCAACGAACCGCTGTGGTTGTACGACGCCGACGGCCGCTGGCGCGCCCTCTCGCTGTCGATCCGCGGCCGTACCGGCGCTGAGCCGGGAACCGACGGCGTGTCGATCATCGAGCTCGACGACGTCACCGTCACCGAGATGGGCCGCCGCGCGCAGCGCGCCGCGACCAGTGCCGTCTCGCACGAGCTGCGCAACCCGCTGACCGTCATCATCGGCCACGCCGACCTGCTGCTCGACGACGATCTGACTCCTGCGCAGCGCGAGCACGCCGCGCTCATCGACGGCGCCGCCGAACGCATGCTCGTCCTCATCGCCCGTCTGCTCGATGCCAACCGTCCCGTCGAGGTGGGCGACGCGTTCGACCTCACGACGATCGCGACCTCCGCCGTCGAGGCGTTCGCACCGGCCGCTGCCGCCGCCGACGTCGAGCTCACGCTCGACGACGACGGGCGACTGCAGATCGTCGGCGACGGCTTCCGCATGCGTCAGGTGGTCGACAACCTGATGAGCAACGCCATCAAGTACACGCCGCGCGGCGGCGCGGTGCACGTGACCCTGCGCCGCGACGAGGGCCGCGCGGTGCTCACCGTGCGCGACACGGGCATCGGCATCGCCGCGGACGACCTCGAGAACGTCTTCCGCCCCTACTTCCGCGCCCGCAGCGCGACCTCGGTCGGCATCTCGGGAACGGGCCTCGGCATGTCGATCGTTCGCACGATCGTCGAAGAGAACCACGGCACGATCACCCTCGAGTCCTCCCTCGGCTCGGGCACCACCGCGACGGTATCGCTCCCCCTCGAGGGCGCCGCAGAAGGAGGAGCCTCGTGA
- a CDS encoding ATP-binding protein codes for MKARAADRSSRAETSRRRGIVLWTGGPALILALSVGSVAFTPAHMPIALWWPAAGVSTCLALLAPARHRPWALVAVFAATSLGSLVGGRDPAQAIALGAANALEAAIFIALLLRTRTDVRLHTAADSLRFAVSALIASTAFGLLAGAIGSVTVHSAFGAMALLTAGSHLSAILLITPLVLLPRRRIVTVPGAGEIAAQIAVTIATLAIGFGFFFELRLGFLVFLPLIWATQRFPPRFAHVETLLIAIAILTLTRLAWPSRLGTGLESIELATSTVGFLCTIAIFTVATAAERTASLANSRRALEAANARAEAARATTETLRVRYDLERQREDFLSTTSHELRTPVTIIAGYTDLLRENDDLPAETQPWVQAIHRNTGRLAGMLDDLLAFSRSQASPPVGVDIPASTLIAAVVDLHAGDAKRRSVSVTIDQTPGPTLHADPIHAKRALSSLVSNAIKFTPPQGRVHLTAVAVADDIMITVADSGPGMADETLLQAFEPFYRGEQSETRAMPGTGLGLAIARMLARRNGGEVTIVSHPGQGTRATLLLRRAGAPALDTTPTPAPADDATTGDPS; via the coding sequence ATGAAGGCTCGTGCGGCGGATCGCAGCAGCCGCGCAGAGACTTCGCGTCGGCGCGGCATTGTGCTGTGGACCGGTGGCCCCGCTCTCATCCTCGCTCTCTCCGTCGGCAGCGTCGCATTCACTCCGGCGCATATGCCCATCGCGCTGTGGTGGCCCGCGGCCGGCGTCTCGACGTGCCTCGCCCTACTCGCCCCCGCACGACATCGCCCGTGGGCGCTCGTCGCGGTGTTCGCGGCGACCTCGCTCGGCAGCCTCGTCGGCGGTCGCGATCCCGCGCAGGCCATCGCCCTGGGGGCCGCGAACGCGCTCGAGGCCGCGATCTTCATCGCCCTCCTGCTGCGCACCCGCACCGACGTGCGCCTGCACACGGCCGCCGATTCGTTGCGGTTCGCCGTCTCGGCCCTCATCGCCTCGACGGCCTTCGGGCTGCTCGCCGGCGCCATCGGAAGCGTCACCGTGCACTCGGCTTTCGGCGCGATGGCCCTGCTCACCGCGGGGTCGCACCTGTCCGCGATCCTCCTGATCACCCCACTCGTCCTGCTGCCCCGCCGCCGCATCGTCACCGTTCCCGGCGCGGGTGAGATCGCCGCCCAGATCGCGGTCACGATCGCGACGCTCGCCATCGGGTTCGGCTTCTTCTTCGAGCTGCGGCTCGGGTTCCTCGTGTTCCTGCCGCTGATCTGGGCGACCCAGCGCTTTCCGCCGCGATTCGCCCACGTCGAGACGCTCCTCATCGCGATCGCGATCCTCACGCTGACCCGCCTCGCCTGGCCGTCGCGTCTCGGCACCGGACTCGAGTCGATCGAACTCGCGACGAGCACGGTCGGCTTCCTCTGCACGATTGCGATCTTCACCGTGGCGACCGCGGCCGAGCGCACCGCGTCGCTGGCCAACTCGAGGCGCGCACTCGAAGCCGCCAACGCCCGCGCCGAGGCGGCTCGCGCCACCACCGAGACTCTCCGCGTGCGCTACGACCTCGAACGCCAGCGCGAGGACTTCCTGTCGACGACGAGCCACGAGCTGCGCACCCCCGTCACGATCATCGCCGGCTACACCGACCTGCTGCGCGAGAACGACGACCTCCCCGCAGAGACGCAGCCGTGGGTGCAGGCGATCCACCGCAACACCGGCCGCCTCGCCGGCATGCTCGACGACCTTCTCGCCTTCTCGCGCTCGCAGGCCTCGCCGCCCGTCGGGGTCGACATCCCGGCATCCACCCTCATCGCCGCGGTCGTCGACCTGCACGCCGGCGACGCGAAGCGACGGAGCGTCTCGGTGACGATCGACCAGACGCCCGGCCCCACCCTCCACGCCGACCCGATCCACGCCAAGCGCGCCCTCAGCAGTCTCGTCTCGAACGCGATCAAGTTCACGCCGCCGCAGGGGCGCGTGCACCTCACCGCGGTCGCGGTCGCCGACGACATCATGATCACCGTCGCCGACAGCGGGCCCGGCATGGCCGACGAGACGCTGCTGCAGGCGTTCGAGCCGTTCTACCGCGGTGAGCAGTCCGAGACGCGCGCCATGCCGGGCACGGGGCTCGGCCTCGCGATCGCCCGCATGCTCGCGCGCCGCAACGGCGGTGAGGTCACGATCGTGTCGCATCCCGGGCAGGGAACGCGCGCCACCCTGCTGCTGCGTCGAGCCGGTGCCCCCGCGCTCGACACGACACCGACGCCGGCCCCGGCCGACGACGCGACGACAGGAGACCCGTCATGA
- a CDS encoding response regulator transcription factor, with protein MANVLVVEDDADVAELLRTVLTFAGHSVEIAVDGPSALAAAAARRPDLVTLDWMMPGMTGIDVCRALRADTSLEGVRILMLTAKSAPHDIALAREAGVDEYVVKPFSPRDLRARIATLLG; from the coding sequence ATGGCGAATGTGCTCGTCGTCGAGGATGATGCCGATGTGGCAGAGTTGCTGCGCACGGTGCTCACCTTCGCCGGTCACTCCGTCGAGATCGCCGTCGACGGGCCGTCGGCGCTCGCCGCCGCGGCGGCCCGTCGGCCGGACCTCGTGACGCTCGACTGGATGATGCCGGGCATGACCGGCATCGACGTCTGCCGTGCGCTGCGCGCGGATACGTCGCTGGAGGGCGTGCGCATTCTGATGCTGACGGCGAAGTCCGCCCCGCACGACATCGCGCTCGCCCGCGAGGCGGGGGTCGACGAGTACGTCGTCAAGCCGTTCTCTCCGCGTGACCTGCGCGCACGGATCGCGACGCTGCTCGGCTGA